The DNA region AAGGGCCCGGGGTCGCCGCCGCGTCACCGCTTGCGTCCGCCACCCCCGTCGCCCGTACCGGCGGCGGACCGGGCGGCCAGGTACTCCTCGAACGTGCCCTTGCCGACGGCCTGTTGCGGGGCCAGGTGGCCTCCAGAGCGGAAGCTCCGGTACGCCGGGCCGAAGAGGGGCACCTGCACCACGGGGCGCCTGCGCCCGGTGGCGGCGAGGTACGCGCGGGCCAGCTCCGGGAAGGTCCGCACGGCGGGGCCGCCCATGTCCGCCACCCGGCCGGCGGGCGGGCCCTCCGCCAGTCCGGCCAGGCGGTCGGCGACCTCGGAGACCTCCACGGGCTGGTCGCTCACCCCTGCCGGGAGGATCAGCACGGGCAGTTTCGCCAGGGCCCGGAGGACCGTGGCGACCAGGTCGTGGAACTGCGTGGCCCGCAGCACCGTCCAGCCGAGCCCCGACTCCTCCACCATCCGCTCCACGGCGAACTTGGACCGGTAGTAGCCGAACGGCACCCGGTCGACGCCGACGATGGAGATGTAGACCAGGTGACCCACGCCCGCGCGGCGCGCCGCCGCGACGAGATGTGCGGCGGCCTGCTCGTCGCCGCCACGGGGCCCGGTCGCGCAGTGCACGACGGTGTCCACGCCGTCGACGGCCGCGTCCAGTCCGGGGCCGCCCTCACGCAGATCGACGGCGTACGGCTCTGCGTGCCTGCTGAGTACCCGTACCTCGTGCCCCTGTGCCCGCAGCCGCTCGGTGACGAGGCGGCCGAGCGTTCCGGTACCGCCGGTGACCAGGATCGTGGCCATGCTGTTCAGTCCCTTCCGATGGTGGCGCTCCCGGACGGAGCGCCCTCACCCCTCAGGACCGGGTAGCCCCACGCGATGTGACAGGCCCTGCCGCACGGGCGCCTACGGACGCGCGAGCTGACGCCCTACGAAGGCCAGTTTGTCCGGGTTCATCACCACCCGCACGGCGACGATCTCCCCGTCGCGGCAGTCGAACGCGGCCACTGCGAGCAGCGTGCCGTCCGCGTGCCGGGCGACCAGGGCGGGCGCGCCGTTGGCCTCGGTGACCGTGAACCCCACGCCGTCGAGGAACCGTTCGGACATGCCCACGAGGAGGCGGGCGACCTTCTCGCGGCCTGCCACGGGCCGCCGGGCCGTG from Streptomyces sp. B1I3 includes:
- a CDS encoding SDR family oxidoreductase; the protein is MATILVTGGTGTLGRLVTERLRAQGHEVRVLSRHAEPYAVDLREGGPGLDAAVDGVDTVVHCATGPRGGDEQAAAHLVAAARRAGVGHLVYISIVGVDRVPFGYYRSKFAVERMVEESGLGWTVLRATQFHDLVATVLRALAKLPVLILPAGVSDQPVEVSEVADRLAGLAEGPPAGRVADMGGPAVRTFPELARAYLAATGRRRPVVQVPLFGPAYRSFRSGGHLAPQQAVGKGTFEEYLAARSAAGTGDGGGGRKR